A region from the Sandaracinus amylolyticus genome encodes:
- a CDS encoding glutathione S-transferase family protein, translating to MKLYDAAMPGTRGARVRWILEELGIPYDVKTLDLRKDAKQPEYLEIHPHGRVPAFEIEGEAIIESAAICMQLADLHADRGLAPKLGTPERARWYQWIVYAPATLDGPIVERLFHTALLPPDKRRPELVERADATWKTAAPFLTKTLSKQDWLVGDAFTAADVVVGYDVALAANMGMLEGHPALQAYLGRLSSRPAFVKAYEGG from the coding sequence ATGAAGCTCTACGACGCAGCCATGCCCGGGACCCGCGGGGCGCGAGTGCGCTGGATCCTCGAGGAGCTCGGGATCCCGTACGACGTGAAGACGCTCGACCTGCGCAAGGACGCGAAGCAGCCCGAGTACCTCGAGATCCACCCCCACGGGCGCGTGCCCGCGTTCGAGATCGAGGGCGAGGCGATCATCGAGTCCGCCGCGATCTGCATGCAGCTCGCGGATCTGCACGCCGATCGCGGCCTCGCGCCGAAGCTCGGCACGCCGGAGCGCGCGCGCTGGTACCAGTGGATCGTCTACGCGCCGGCCACGCTCGACGGACCGATCGTCGAGCGGCTCTTCCACACCGCGCTGCTGCCGCCCGACAAGCGCCGGCCCGAGCTCGTCGAGCGCGCAGACGCGACGTGGAAGACCGCGGCGCCGTTCCTCACGAAGACGCTGTCGAAGCAGGACTGGCTCGTCGGCGACGCATTCACCGCAGCCGACGTCGTGGTCGGGTACGACGTCGCGCTCGCCGCGAACATGGGGATGCTCGAGGGCCACCCCGCGCTCCAGGCGTACCTCGGGCGGCTCTCGTCGCGGCCCGCGTTCGTGAAGGCGTACGAGGGCGGCTGA
- a CDS encoding DsbA family oxidoreductase, which translates to MRELSIDVVSDVVCPWCLIGVERLERALESFPDVRADVRFHPFLLDPSTPDEGVDLRERLRAKYGVAPERMFERVESAARESGIPLDFTKVTRSVATPRAHTLLRHAAAKGTQRALKKALLHAYFLEGRDVGSIDELVAIASAHGFEADEARALLRDDAELRRTRDEAAAVASQGISGVPFFVFGERLAFSGAQSVDVMKSVIARALDEQR; encoded by the coding sequence ATGCGCGAGCTCTCGATCGACGTGGTCAGCGACGTGGTGTGTCCCTGGTGCCTGATCGGAGTGGAACGGCTCGAGCGCGCGCTCGAGTCGTTCCCCGACGTGCGCGCCGACGTGCGCTTCCATCCCTTCCTGCTCGATCCGAGCACGCCCGACGAAGGCGTCGATCTACGCGAGCGACTGCGCGCGAAGTACGGCGTCGCGCCGGAGCGCATGTTCGAGCGCGTCGAGAGCGCAGCGCGCGAGAGCGGCATCCCGCTCGACTTCACGAAGGTCACGCGCAGCGTCGCGACGCCGCGCGCGCACACGCTGCTGCGCCATGCGGCAGCCAAGGGCACCCAGCGCGCGCTCAAGAAGGCGCTGCTCCACGCGTACTTCCTCGAAGGGCGCGACGTCGGATCCATCGACGAGCTCGTCGCGATCGCGAGCGCGCACGGCTTCGAGGCCGACGAAGCGCGCGCGCTGCTGCGCGACGACGCGGAGCTGCGACGCACCCGCGACGAGGCCGCCGCGGTCGCCTCGCAAGGGATCTCGGGCGTGCCCTTCTTCGTGTTCGGGGAGCGACTGGCGTTCAGTGGTGCGCAGTCGGTGGACGTGATGAAGAGCGTGATCGCGCGAGCGCTCGACGAGCAGCGCTGA
- a CDS encoding GNAT family N-acetyltransferase, with amino-acid sequence MIAARIITRVATFDPGRLRASFFAPLDRAEISLAPAESVSHRFAGAELVLQGVRERSPRFSVSLVALESAIAAGRLRGDLVASMRRGDAIVGFLWVEAHGPATHVELYVREIVIRPDHRGAGLGSEVLARLDRAARDASACALTLDFMDDNPRVAPLYARAGFERVGVDLDARTELAIEPSRAARIFDAARDLEPVLTLVEARRLACDFRHPHVARDEIRRRLLALGPDQRVVMLEDERGVLGLAWCELVPSALDGALVCVVRVLHVEPDRAPSAIGELLDAVRVALAPRRPARLAITMWSTREDWIETLSSRGARVARHKMRKALV; translated from the coding sequence GTGATCGCCGCGCGTATCATCACGCGCGTGGCGACGTTCGATCCCGGGCGACTGCGCGCCTCGTTCTTCGCGCCGCTCGATCGAGCGGAGATCTCGCTCGCGCCGGCCGAGAGCGTGTCGCATCGGTTCGCGGGCGCCGAGCTGGTGCTGCAGGGCGTGCGCGAGCGGAGCCCGCGCTTCTCGGTCAGCTTGGTCGCGCTCGAGAGCGCGATCGCGGCCGGGCGCCTGCGCGGCGATCTCGTCGCGTCGATGCGGCGCGGCGATGCGATCGTCGGGTTCCTCTGGGTCGAGGCGCACGGGCCCGCGACGCACGTCGAGCTCTACGTGCGCGAGATCGTGATCCGCCCCGATCATCGCGGCGCCGGGCTCGGCAGCGAGGTGCTCGCGCGGCTCGATCGCGCCGCGCGCGACGCATCGGCGTGCGCGCTCACGCTCGACTTCATGGACGACAACCCGCGCGTCGCGCCGCTCTACGCGCGCGCCGGGTTCGAGCGCGTCGGCGTGGATCTCGACGCGCGCACCGAGCTCGCGATCGAGCCCTCGCGCGCGGCGCGCATCTTCGACGCGGCGCGCGATCTCGAGCCGGTGCTCACGCTCGTCGAGGCGCGCCGGCTCGCGTGCGACTTCCGCCATCCGCACGTCGCGCGCGACGAGATCCGTCGTCGTCTGCTCGCGCTCGGCCCGGATCAGCGCGTCGTGATGCTCGAGGACGAGCGCGGCGTGCTCGGCCTCGCGTGGTGCGAGCTCGTGCCCTCGGCGCTCGATGGCGCGCTGGTGTGCGTCGTGCGCGTGCTGCACGTCGAGCCGGATCGCGCTCCGAGCGCGATCGGCGAGCTGCTCGACGCGGTGCGCGTCGCGCTCGCGCCGCGACGTCCGGCGCGCCTCGCGATCACGATGTGGTCGACGCGCGAGGACTGGATCGAGACGCTCTCATCGCGCGGCGCGCGCGTCGCGCGCCACAAGATGCGCAAGGCGCTCGTCTAG